The bacterium nucleotide sequence CTATTCCCTCCTCTTCCTGCTCTTCGCCTCGCAAGAGCGCGATGGCTCGAGAGAGATCGGACTCGGATACCTTCAGGGCAATAGCACCGGCGCCGGAAGGGTACTCGCCGACCGTTTCATTGCTCAGGAAGGCTTGCACTCCATTGGCTTCGAGTCGCGCCTTCGCGAGTCCGGCCTCCATGGCGGAGTCGAATTCCGCGACCGTGGTCAGCGAATCTTCCATCTCTTCGATCCTAGCATGGGCGAGACACTCCGCCCGCCACGCTCTGATAGACTCCGCATATGGGGAACGGAGCAGAAGAGCTGATTCGCACCGCGCATGCCTCGGGCGTCGATACTTGTTTTGCAAATCCCGGGACCACGGAGATGCATCTGGTCGGTGCACTCGACGCCGTTTCCGGCATGAGGTCGGTACTCGGATTGTTTGAAGGTGTGATAACTGGTGCGGCGGACGGGTACGGCCGAATGACCGATCGCCCCGCACTTACCGTTCTGCATTTGGGACCGGGATTCGCCAATGGCATAGCGAACTTGCACAATGCATGTCGCGCGCACACGCCGGTCGTCAATCTGGTCGGCGATCAGGCGACCTGGCACCTGTCGGCCGATGCACCGCTGACCTCCGATATCCATTCTTTGGCGAACCCCGTATCGAACTGGGTTCGGACCTCGAAGAGCGCGCGCGAGCTTCCAGGAGATGGAGCCACAGCGATCGCAGAGGCGACCTCTGTACCGGGTTCGGTTTCCACGCTCATCATTCCCGCCGACTGCGCGTGGGAAGAAGCACCGGAAGCCGCCCGGCCGATCGCGCCAACGCCAGCTCGGGCAGTCGCGTCATCGAGCATTGACGCAGTCGCTTCCGCCCTGCGCGGGGGCGAATCCGTGTTACTGCTGCTCGGAGGACGGGCCCTGCGCGAACCTGGGTTGCGGGCTGCCGCCCGCATCGCCTCAGGCAACGGTGCTCGCGTGCTGATGGATACGTTTCCGGCGCGCGTCGAGCGCGGTGCGGGTTTGCCCTTTGTCGACAAGCTTCCGTACTTCCCGGAACAGATCATCGCCTTGTTGAAGACGGTGTCGCATCTGGTCCTGGTGGAGACACTGGCTCCAGTCAGTTTCTTCGCCTACCCGGGGGTGCCGAGTCGCCTGGCACCCGACGGCTGCACGGTGCACACACTCGCGGAGCCGGATCAGGACGGTGCAGGTGCGCTAGAGGCGCTGGCCGACGCACTCGCTGCACCAAAGGCCTCCGTACCCGATGCGACCCTGCCCGCGCTTCCCAGCGGCGCCCTCACACCCGACAGTCTCGGCGCAGCCCTTGCCTGCCTGCAACCCGAAAACGCGATCGTCATGGACGAGTCGGCCACCTCCGGACGCGGGCATCTGTTGGCGAGCGCGGCCAGCCCTCCGCACACGATGCTCTCGCTCACAGGTGGCGCAATCGGCCAGGGACTTCCCTGTGCAACCGGCGCGGCCGTCGCGTGTCCCGATCGCACGGTGATCGCACTACAGGCGGACGGGAGTGGCATGTACACCCTGCAGTCTCTGTGGACCCAGGCGCGCGAGGGGCTCGATGTGAAGACGATCATCTGCGCGAATCGCGAGTACCGGATCCTGAAAATCGAACTGGCCCGAGCCGATATCGTCAAGCCGGGTCCGGCGGCGACCGCTCTCACCAATCTGGCGCAACCGGTGATCGACTGGGTGTCGCTGGCTCGCGGCATGGGTGTGCCCGGTGAAAGCGCAGAAACGGCCGAGGAACTGATCTCTGCTCTCGGTCGGGCATTCGCGACGCCGGGTCCCTATCTGATAGAAGCCGTTATCTAGGCGCCTAGCCGGTCGAGCATCTCCCGCAGGGCGACTTCAGTCAGGCGGCGCGGGTTGTTATTGACCCGCTTCGGGTCGAATCCGTGGGCGACGATTGTTTCCTGCACGTCTGCACCGGCGAGCCCGAGTTTCGTCCAATCTCGAGACAGCCCGATCTCGTCCAGCAGTGTTTCGTAACGATCCGCGGCTGCGTGCGGTTCTTCGGCTCCAAGCAGAATTGCCAGGTTCCGGAGGGTGTCCTGTACGTGGTGCGTTCCGAGCGGATGCAGGCAGTCCTCGGCGGTTACCCCCGCGTTGAAGCGCAGGATCGATGGCAGGATCAGACCCACGGCTTGACCGTGCGGAATGCCGAAGTGCGACGTGATCGGGTACGAGATGGCGTGTGGGGCAGTCGTCTTCGTCCGCTCGATTGCCTCGCCCGCCAGGTGCGCGCCACGCGCCATGCCCATCCGAGAAGCGTCGTCGGGCTGAACGACGAAACGGACCAGGTGTTGGATGACGCACTCGATGGCCTCTCGCGCGAAATCCTGCGACTCCTGCGTTGCGTGAATCGACCAGTACGACTCAATGCCCTGATTCAATGCGTCCAGGCCCGCTCCCGCTGCGACGTGTGACGGCAGACTCGCGAGCAGACGCGGGTCCACCAGGGCGAACTCGGGTCGCATGCATGGATGGGCCAGGGAGTGTTTGGTTCGTCCTACCCATACCGCCGCGAAATGCGTCACCTGACTTCCTGAACCGGCAGTCGTCGGCACGGCGACCAGGGGACAACCCCGAGGCTGGAGTTCGCTCCGTCCTTCGATGAAATCGATCGCGTCGCCGTCCTGCGCGGCGAGGACATTGATGCTCTTGGCCATATCCAGAGGCGAACCACCACCCACCGCCACGACCAGGTCCGGGCCGAATGCGCAGAAGCGTTCGATCCCCGAAGTGATGTCGTCGAGTGCTGGATTCTCGCCAAAGCCACAGAAGCGCTCGACCGCGCAGGGCTCCAGGGCTTTCGCAATGAGTGCCTCGGCACCGGATGCCGGGTACGAGGCATTTCCCGTGACCAGGAACACTCGTCGGGAACGCCGCTCTGCGACGATCTCTGCGAGCCTCTCTACCGCTCCTTCCTGGCAGATGATCAGCTCGGTCCTCATTCGACAAGTCTCTTCATGAAGCTGTGCTTGTTGTCGATCGGAGCAATCGTCGGTCGACCGAGGTCGGTGCGCGCCCCCTTGCTCACTCTGACTTCCAGGAGCACCGGCCCAGATGCAGCGCGCATCCTTCCTACCGCATCCTTCAGTGTCTCGCGCCTAGATACGCACCATGCGTCTCGATAGCCGCACGCGCGCGCGATCGCGGGAAAGTCGATCTCGTTTCCTACGGTCGGCTGTCCGCCCACCGAGTCGTGGGCAGCGTTGTTGACGATCACGTGCTTGAAGTTCTCGGGCGCGCGCCGACCGGAGATGGCCATCGAGCCCATGTGCATGATTGCAGCGCCGTCGCCGTCCAGACAGACCACCTGTCGGGAGGGGCGGGCGAGGGCGACTCCCATCGCGATCTGTGAGGCGTGACCCATCGAGCCCACGGTCAAAAAGTCACCCGAGAAATCCCGACTGGTGGAAGCCCGATACTCGAACAGCTCGCGCGAGGTCTTTCCCGTGGTCGATACGATCACATCGGCGGGATCGAGCAGGGAAGCGATCTCGATCACTGCTTCTTCACGGCGCATCTCGAAGGCTTCCCGTGCGCTCTCGCTCTTCTCGTACGGCGAAAATGTTCCCGCACGTACGACCAATGCGTAGGGGGAAGCGTTCCCTCGCATATGTTCTACCGCGCGCTCCAGGGACGCAGCTGACTCATCGAGTGTCTCGGGGTGTATCTCATATGGGATTTCCAGTGTCTCGAGCGTCGCAAGAGTCACCCTCCCTTGTTTCAGGTGCTGGGGCTCGTCGGGATGTCCCGGTTCCCCACGCCAGCCGATCAGAAGAAGAATCGGAATCGAGTACACCTCCGGGTCGACCAGTGATGTCAGCGGATTCATCGCGTTGCCGAGTCCGGAGTTCTGCATGTACACCAGACCGAGTCCGCCGGTCGCCAGGTGGTGGCCCGCTGCGAGTGCGACTGCGGCGCCTTCATTTGCAGTGATCAGCTCGTCGCCGCTTGTGGCGTGTTCCGAAACGCAGTTGCTGAAGTCCTTCAGAAGCGAGTCGGGTACGCCGGTGAAGAAGTCGATGCCGTTGCGTGCGAGGAGTTCAAAGTAGGCTCTGCAGTCGATCACGACCGCAGCTCAAGAACCGGCATTCCAGCCGCGTACGAACTCGAACAGTGTGTAGGCCAGTACGAGTGGAACCGGGATCCGCAGAAGCCACCGCCAGAGCCCGAACCAGCGCACTCCCGTCGCGCCCTTGCTCACCTCGTCGAGCGGATTGCGCATGACCCATCCGACGAAGACCGCAAGGATCAGCCCGCCCGCGACCAGGAATGCATTGCCGGCCAGTTTGTCCATGACGTCCAGGCGGCCGTCATCGAGTGCGGGAATGATCCCGAGAGCTGCGATCAAGCCGCCGGCGCTCAGTGCAGCCGTACGCCGGCTCAAACCCAGTACATCCATCGCCGACGAGACGACGACTTCGAGCAGAGAGATCGCCGAAGTGAGTGCACCGATCACCAGTGCGACGAAGAACAGGATGCCGACGAGATATCCAGCGGTGCCCATTTCGTTGAAGGCGGCCGGTAGTGTGATGAAGAGCGCACCCACGGTACTGCCGTTGACCTGATCGGAGAGGCCAAAGGCGAAGATCATCGGGAATACGGCCAGTCCTGCGATGAACGCGACCCCGAAGTCGGCCGTCGCGATGATGATCGACTCATTGGGCAGGTGGCTGTCTTCGGGCAGATAGCTGGCGTAGGTCATGATCGCGCCCATGCCCAGGCTCAGACTGAAGAAAGCCTGACTGGCTGCATCGTTGAGCACCTTCGCCGTGAACAGCTT carries:
- a CDS encoding acetolactate synthase large subunit; protein product: MGNGAEELIRTAHASGVDTCFANPGTTEMHLVGALDAVSGMRSVLGLFEGVITGAADGYGRMTDRPALTVLHLGPGFANGIANLHNACRAHTPVVNLVGDQATWHLSADAPLTSDIHSLANPVSNWVRTSKSARELPGDGATAIAEATSVPGSVSTLIIPADCAWEEAPEAARPIAPTPARAVASSSIDAVASALRGGESVLLLLGGRALREPGLRAAARIASGNGARVLMDTFPARVERGAGLPFVDKLPYFPEQIIALLKTVSHLVLVETLAPVSFFAYPGVPSRLAPDGCTVHTLAEPDQDGAGALEALADALAAPKASVPDATLPALPSGALTPDSLGAALACLQPENAIVMDESATSGRGHLLASAASPPHTMLSLTGGAIGQGLPCATGAAVACPDRTVIALQADGSGMYTLQSLWTQAREGLDVKTIICANREYRILKIELARADIVKPGPAATALTNLAQPVIDWVSLARGMGVPGESAETAEELISALGRAFATPGPYLIEAVI
- a CDS encoding phosphonoacetaldehyde reductase; this encodes MRTELIICQEGAVERLAEIVAERRSRRVFLVTGNASYPASGAEALIAKALEPCAVERFCGFGENPALDDITSGIERFCAFGPDLVVAVGGGSPLDMAKSINVLAAQDGDAIDFIEGRSELQPRGCPLVAVPTTAGSGSQVTHFAAVWVGRTKHSLAHPCMRPEFALVDPRLLASLPSHVAAGAGLDALNQGIESYWSIHATQESQDFAREAIECVIQHLVRFVVQPDDASRMGMARGAHLAGEAIERTKTTAPHAISYPITSHFGIPHGQAVGLILPSILRFNAGVTAEDCLHPLGTHHVQDTLRNLAILLGAEEPHAAADRYETLLDEIGLSRDWTKLGLAGADVQETIVAHGFDPKRVNNNPRRLTEVALREMLDRLGA
- the aepY gene encoding phosphonopyruvate decarboxylase — translated: MIDCRAYFELLARNGIDFFTGVPDSLLKDFSNCVSEHATSGDELITANEGAAVALAAGHHLATGGLGLVYMQNSGLGNAMNPLTSLVDPEVYSIPILLLIGWRGEPGHPDEPQHLKQGRVTLATLETLEIPYEIHPETLDESAASLERAVEHMRGNASPYALVVRAGTFSPYEKSESAREAFEMRREEAVIEIASLLDPADVIVSTTGKTSRELFEYRASTSRDFSGDFLTVGSMGHASQIAMGVALARPSRQVVCLDGDGAAIMHMGSMAISGRRAPENFKHVIVNNAAHDSVGGQPTVGNEIDFPAIARACGYRDAWCVSRRETLKDAVGRMRAASGPVLLEVRVSKGARTDLGRPTIAPIDNKHSFMKRLVE
- a CDS encoding sodium-dependent transporter, producing MVAGRERWSSKTGFLLAAVGSAVGLGNMWRFSYLTAENGGAAFVLLYIVMTLLIGLPVLLAELTLGRGARRSPIEALGVFGGGAWKALGGLFVATGFLILAYYSVIAGWTARYAIEAVLTGFPENPGEYFGSIINGRAAVAWHLVFMAATTLTVMVGVKGGIERLSIVLMPLLFVLVCGLALFAMTLDGASAGYDFYLSVDWSKLFTAKVLNDAASQAFFSLSLGMGAIMTYASYLPEDSHLPNESIIIATADFGVAFIAGLAVFPMIFAFGLSDQVNGSTVGALFITLPAAFNEMGTAGYLVGILFFVALVIGALTSAISLLEVVVSSAMDVLGLSRRTAALSAGGLIAALGIIPALDDGRLDVMDKLAGNAFLVAGGLILAVFVGWVMRNPLDEVSKGATGVRWFGLWRWLLRIPVPLVLAYTLFEFVRGWNAGS